The Flavobacterium psychrophilum genome includes a region encoding these proteins:
- a CDS encoding branched-chain amino acid aminotransferase, translated as MVKNVEKEIEVKGVKPVEEIKVDYASFGDKILADKAISKDDMIKKYKSLKVGDTLNVKFKSKIKEVCKKKGCWMAMELPGGKESFVKFKDYAFFVPLNADNQEAIVSGKAFVSETSVAQLRHYAKDGGKSEAEIAKITEPEFEYKFLADGVLIRK; from the coding sequence ATTGTAAAAAACGTTGAAAAAGAAATTGAGGTTAAAGGAGTGAAGCCTGTTGAAGAAATAAAAGTAGACTATGCTTCTTTTGGCGATAAGATACTGGCTGACAAAGCTATCTCAAAAGACGACATGATCAAAAAATACAAATCGCTTAAAGTGGGTGATACGCTTAACGTAAAATTCAAATCTAAAATAAAGGAGGTGTGCAAGAAAAAAGGCTGCTGGATGGCCATGGAGCTGCCCGGAGGAAAAGAGTCTTTCGTGAAGTTTAAAGACTACGCTTTTTTTGTTCCGCTAAATGCAGATAACCAAGAAGCTATTGTTAGCGGTAAAGCATTTGTTAGCGAGACTTCGGTAGCGCAACTCAGGCATTATGCTAAAGATGGCGGAAAATCAGAAGCTGAGATAGCTAAGATCACCGAGCCTGAATTTGAATATAAATTTTTGGCAGACGGAGTACTAATACGTAAATAA
- a CDS encoding SAM-dependent methyltransferase gives MKREIITTKDGSVTILLPEMQETYHSKFGAIQEAYHVFIQNGLALTEGQSIAILEIGFGTGLNAYITFLETEKSGQVINYTGVEAYPVTQDEAPLLNYVGQLKAEEYAGVFKQMHDAEWGRTTQLSDNFSLTKRKQFFQEIDDKEVFDLIYFDAFGYSVQPELWSEDIFKRMYAALKKDSILVTYACRTVIKKAMIEAGFQTKKVPGPPGKREMLIAFKS, from the coding sequence TTGAAAAGGGAAATTATTACAACGAAAGACGGATCGGTTACAATACTGCTTCCGGAGATGCAGGAAACCTACCATTCTAAGTTTGGCGCTATTCAGGAAGCATACCATGTGTTCATACAAAATGGTCTGGCTCTTACAGAGGGGCAGTCCATTGCTATTTTAGAGATTGGTTTTGGTACTGGCCTTAACGCTTACATAACATTTCTTGAGACCGAGAAATCGGGACAGGTCATCAATTATACGGGAGTAGAGGCTTATCCGGTAACTCAGGATGAAGCACCGCTTCTTAACTATGTTGGCCAGCTTAAAGCTGAAGAATATGCCGGTGTATTCAAGCAAATGCATGATGCGGAGTGGGGAAGAACTACACAACTATCCGATAATTTCAGTCTAACCAAACGTAAGCAATTTTTTCAGGAAATAGATGATAAAGAGGTATTTGACCTTATTTATTTTGATGCTTTTGGATATTCGGTGCAACCGGAATTATGGAGCGAGGACATATTTAAACGAATGTACGCAGCGTTGAAAAAAGACAGCATATTGGTAACCTATGCATGCAGAACAGTTATTAAGAAGGCTATGATTGAAGCGGGTTTCCAAACCAAAAAAGTTCCAGGCCCACCGGGAAAGAGAGAAATGCTAATCGCATTTAAATCTTAA
- a CDS encoding transcriptional regulator, whose protein sequence is MTITQLHYVLAVAEHKNFTLAAEKCFVTQPTLSMQIQKLEEELDVQIFDRSKKPIQLTDVGQKIVQQAKNIVNESGRIKDIVDQQKGFIGGDFRVGIIPTVMPTLLPMFMANFINKYPKVNLIIEERPTEEIIKQLKNGQLDAAIAATPLDEESLKEIVLYYEPFVAYVPENNPAYAKKEFEVEDLEANLNNILLLQDGHCFRNNVLNICKATSLISENHFQIESGSFETMVKLADEGLGMTLLPYLHTLDMEGKHKDKLRQFKEPKPSREVSLIYSKKELKLHIIDALRTTIAGVVKGAITFQNVEITSPLNRK, encoded by the coding sequence ATGACTATTACTCAGTTACACTATGTTTTAGCTGTTGCCGAACATAAAAATTTTACCCTTGCCGCCGAAAAATGCTTTGTAACCCAGCCAACACTGAGTATGCAGATACAAAAACTGGAAGAAGAGCTTGATGTACAAATTTTTGACCGTAGCAAAAAACCAATTCAACTTACTGACGTTGGACAGAAAATAGTGCAGCAGGCTAAGAACATTGTAAACGAGTCAGGCCGGATAAAAGATATCGTAGACCAGCAGAAAGGTTTTATTGGTGGCGACTTTAGGGTGGGAATCATACCGACAGTTATGCCTACTCTATTACCAATGTTCATGGCTAATTTTATAAACAAATACCCGAAGGTTAACCTTATTATAGAAGAACGCCCTACTGAAGAAATTATCAAACAATTAAAAAACGGACAACTGGATGCTGCTATCGCCGCTACCCCGCTTGACGAAGAATCTTTAAAGGAGATCGTTCTTTACTATGAGCCTTTCGTGGCTTATGTACCGGAGAATAATCCGGCATATGCAAAAAAAGAATTTGAGGTAGAAGATCTGGAAGCTAACCTTAATAACATATTGCTGTTACAAGACGGACACTGTTTCCGTAACAATGTATTGAACATTTGTAAAGCCACATCACTAATTAGCGAGAACCATTTTCAGATTGAAAGCGGAAGCTTTGAAACAATGGTAAAACTTGCAGATGAAGGTTTGGGGATGACATTACTGCCTTACCTGCATACTTTAGATATGGAAGGCAAACACAAAGATAAGCTTCGACAATTTAAAGAACCAAAACCATCGCGCGAGGTAAGCCTTATTTACTCTAAGAAAGAACTTAAGTTACATATAATAGACGCACTACGTACAACTATAGCAGGTGTGGTTAAAGGTGCTATAACTTTCCAGAATGTAGAAATTACAAGTCCGCTTAACAGGAAGTAA